TGACGCTCTCGCAGGCGCCGGCGGCTTCGCAGCAGGTGGTGCAGAAGTACGGGGATCCGGACTTCGACGCGTGGACGTCCTCCGGGCCGATCCGGAACTCGCTGCCGGCTCAGGCGCAGGTCACGGCGTTCGACTTGTGGGATAAGAAGATCGGCGCGGCGAAGTGACGATGACTGGTGCGACTGGTGTGACGTCTTCCGGGCCTTCTGCCTCATCCCCGTCCTCGTCCACGCCTGCCGGCCGGCGGCCCGACTCCCAACTCGGCCGGCTGAGCCTGCGGGGCGTCAGCCGGGCCTACGGCGCGCACACCGCGCTGCACCCGCTGGACCTGGAGATCGCCGGCGGGGAGTTCATCGCGCTGCTCGGGCCGTCCGGCTGCGGCAAGACCACGGCGCTGAACTGTCTGGCCGGGCTGCTGCCGCTGACCTCCGGCGCGATCGAACTGGACGGCCGGCGCGTGGACACCCTTCCTCCGGAGAAACGCGGCTTCGGGATGGTGTTCCAGAACTACGCGCTGTTCCCGCACCTGACGGTCCGCGCGAACGTTGCCTTCGGCCTGAAGATGCGCGGCGTCGGCAAGGCGGAGATCGAACGCCGCGTCACGGAGGTGCTGCGGCTGGTCCGCCTCACCGAGCACGCCGCGAAACACCCGGCACAGCTGTCCGGCGGCCAGCAGCAGCGGGTCGCGATCGCGCGGGCGATCGTCACCGAGCCGGCGCTGGTGCTGATGGACGAGCCGCTGTCGAACCTGGACGCCGCCCTGCGGCTGGCGATGCGCGGCGAGATCCGGCGCATCCACCAGGACTTCGGGCTGACGACGGTCTACGTCACGCACGACCAGGAGGAGGCGCTGTCGCTGGCCGACCGCCTGGTGGTGCTGCACGACGGCCGCGTGAGCCAGATCGGGACGCCGGCCGAGCTGTACGAACACCCGGCGGACCCGCACGTCGCGGCGTTCATGGGGTATCGCAACCTGCTGCCGCTGACAGTGTCCTCGGCCGAGGCCGCGACGGCGCTCGCCGAGGGGGACGGGCTGCGGATAGTCGGTACTCCGGCCGGGGAACCGCCGCGCGCCGGGGAGCAGGTGCTGGTCGCGATCCGGCCCGAGGACCTGCACGTCGCCGCCGAGGGAGAGGCCGGTATCGGCGAGGCCACGGCGGAGATTGTGGAGTACCACGGCCGGGTGCTGCATGTGGAGGCGGCGACGAGCGAGGGCCGGCGGTTGCACCTGAAGGCCAACGAGCCGGTGCGCCCCGGCGACCGGCTGCGTGTCGCGGTGGCGGCCGAGCGGGCGCTCGTGTTTCGGGACGCGGCGGCAGAGGCGGTGTTCGCACCTGAGGTAGAGACAGGCGCTACAACCGTTGCGGTGCAAGGGGACTCGGGGGCCGAGGCCTCATGACCGCCACCACCGCACCCGCCACCGCACCTCCCGGCCCGGACCGCCGTCCAGCATTGCGCCACCGCCTGGCCGAGCGCGGCGTCGATCGCACGCTGCTGCTTGTGGTGCCGGGGGCGCTCGCCCTGATCGCGCTGTTCTGCTATCCGTTCTTCTACGGCCTTCAGCTCTCGTTCCAGCCCACTCAGGGCGGCGTGCTGGGCGCGTACCACAAGTTCTTCAGCGATCCGTTCTCGCGCAAGTCGATCTGGGCGACCTTCTCGCTGGCCGTCCCGGCCTCCGTCATCAACGTCGGCGCCTCCGTGCCGATCTCCTATCGGATGCGGCGTGACTTCCGGGGCAAGCGCATCATGCTCGCCGTGCTGGTCGTGCCGATCACGCTCGGGACGGTGCTGACCGCCGAGGGCATCCTGGAGTTCTTCGGGCCGGCCGGGTGGTTCAACCGCACGTTGCACCTGCTCGGGCTCGCGGCGTCGCCGATGCGGCTGACCATGAACTACACCGGGGTGCTGCTGTCGCTGATCATCAGCGGGTTCCCGTTCGCCTACCTGCTGACCCACTCCTACCTCTCCGGCATCCATCCGAGCCTGGAGAAGGCCGCCGCCACGCTCGGCGCCGGGTGGTGGCAGCGCTTCCGCTACGTCACGCTGCCCCTGCTGCTGCCCGGTCTGCTGACCACCTTCAGCCTGACGTTCGTCATGGCCTTCGCGGTGTTCCCCTCCGCGCTCATGGTCGGCGACCCCGACGGCCACACGCACGTCATCTCCATCGAGGCCTACGAGGCCGCGCTGGAACGCTTCGACTACGCGCAGGGCTGCGCCGACGCCATGATCATGACGCTCCTGATGCTGGCGGTGATCGGCGCGCTGGCCGCGGCCCGGTCCCGGATGTACCGGGGCGCGACGGGAGGCAAGGGATGAGCACTTCGAGCGCGACGATGCCCGACGCTCTGGACGCGTCCGCGCCGGACGCGGAGCGCCGCCGGCTGGCCCTGCGTCCGGGGACCTGGATCACCTGGGGCGTCCTGGCCTTCTTCCTCCTGAACCTGGCCGGCGTGATCACCACCGTCCTCCTGGACTCCTTCGGCACCCGCTGGTTCGACTCCTGGCTCCCCGGCGGCTGGACCGGCCACTGGTACTCCGACGCCTGGCGCGAGTTCAGCCTCGGCCGGGTCCTGGGCGTCACGCTGGAGGTGACGCTGCTGGTCGTCGCGATCTCGCTGGCGCTCGGCGTCCCCGCCGCCTACGCGCTGGCGCGCCGCGACTTCCCGGGCAAGCGCGCGCTCACGCTGCTGTTCGTGCTGCCGATCCTGGTGCCGCCGATCGCCTACGGCATCCCGCTGGCCACCATGCTCTACAAGGTCCACCTGGCCGGGACGCTGACCGGCGTGGTCCTGGCCAACCTGGTGCCCTCGATCCCGTTCGTGGTGTTCACGATGACCCCGTTCATCGAGCAGATCGACCCGCGGATCGAGGCGGCGGCGCGGGTGTGCGGGGCCGGGACGCCGACCGTGCTCGGCCGGATCCTGGGGCCGCTGCTGGTGCCCGGGATGCTGGCCGCCGGGATCCTGGTGCTGGTGCGGACGTTCGGCATGTTCGAGCTGACGTTCCTCACCTCCGGGCCGAGCAGCCAGACGCTGGTCGTGACCCTGTTCTCGGCCGTGAACTCCGCCGGCATCCGCTCCACCCAGTCCATCGACGCCATGGCCGTCGTCTACACCGGCTCCATGGCGGTCCTGCTGCTCATCGCGCTGCGCTTCGTGAACCCGACGCAGTTGGTCGCGAGGTCCGCGGACTAGAGATGAAAGAGGCCTGACATGAACGAGCACACCAGTCGCCGTGACGTGCTGCGCCTGGCCGCGGTCGACGGCCAGGCCTGGGCAGCGAACTGGTGGGCCTGGAAGAGGCAGGGCGATGCCGTGCGCGAGGTCTGTGCCGGGGATCTGACGATGACCACCACCGACCTGCGAGTCGGCCATCGGCTCAAGGCCCGACCGCTGCTGCTGACCGACGTGGTGCGCCACGTGCTGACCGACGTGCTGACCGGCGTGGTGATCGACGGAGTGCCGCAGTGAGCCCCCGGGGCCCGGGCCCGGTCCTGGTGACCGGCGCGGCCGGTCGGATCGGCGGCTACCTGCGGTCCGGCCTGCCGCCGCTGGGCTGGCGCCTGCGATGCCTGGACCTGGTCGGTCCGCCCCGGTCCGAGCTCGCGCCCAAGCGCAAGCACCAGCACGCGCACGCGCCCGACACCCTGTCCTGGGTGGTCGGCGACATCCTCGACCCGAAGGCGCTGGCGAGAGCCATGGCCGGCATCGAGGCCGTCGTGCACCTGGCGGGCATCCCGACCGAGGCTCCGTTCGAGGATCTGCTGCCCGCGAACCTGGACGGGACGTATCAGGTCTTCGAAGCGGCACGGCGAGCCGGCGTGCGACGCGTCATCTACGCCAGCAGCAACCACGCCGTCGGCTTCCACGGGAGCGGATCGCTGCTCACCGCCTCGGCGAGAGCGCGCCCTGATTCGCTGTACGGCGTCACGAAGGCCTTCGGCGAGGCACTGGGCTCGTTCTACTCGGATCGCTACGGCATGGACGTCGCGGCGGTGCGGATCGGGAGCTGCTTCGACCGGCCGCCGGGGGAGCGGGGCCTGGGCACGTGGCTGAGCCCGAACGATTCGGTGCGGCTCATGGACGCGCTGCTGCGCGCCCCGTCGTTCGGCTTCGCACTGCTGTACGGCATCTCCGCGAACACGCGTGCGTGGTGGGACCTGGAGCCGGCGCGTGCCCTCGGCTACCGGCCGCAGGACGACGCCGAGGTCTTCGCCGAACAGATCCTCGCCGAGCACGCGGCACTGGCCCCCGACGACCCGGACCGCCGGTACGTCGGCGGTCGCATGGCTGCGACCAGCGCTCATCACCCGGGAGTGGGAGAAGGAAGGACCTGACGGCGTGTCCCCACGAACCGCACGCCGAATCCGCGCCATCGGGATCTGGTCCCTGGGCCCGGCCGTCGTGCTGGCGACCGCGACCACCTACCTGCTCGGCACACCGGTTTCGGCGGCCCCGAGCCTCGCCGGTGGCGGTGGCGGTGGCGGTGGCGGTGGCGGTGGCGGCGGCGTCCAGGCCGGTGCCATCTGCGTCGGTGCTGGTAAGGCGGCTCCCGTCCTGGCCACCGGCGACAGGGAGCGTGCCGTCGTGCACGTTCCCGGGCTATCCGGGGCTGTGAGCCGACTGGTCTCCGCCGGTGTCGGCCGTCGGAGCGAACTCCCCGATCAGCTCCGCGTCCGACGCCTCCGGCCGCGCCGCGAGCCGGCCGGCCAGCTCCAGCCAGCGCTCGACGTGGCCGTCGAGGCGGCTGCGGACCAGGTTCTCCAGCGGCCGGTTCAGGGGGTGGTCCAGGGCTTCGTCGGTGCGTGGCCATCGAGTGTCGTCGGGCTCCGGCGCCTCGTCGGGGATCGGGGTGGCGCGCGCCGCCGCGAAGATCGGCTCGGCGTCGCCGGTGGCCATGGACTCGCGGACGTACGGCTCCATGTATTCGAGGGTGCCTGAGCGGTGCAGGTCGAGCGCCCACACCGCCTCCACGCCGACGATGTCGGCGAGCAGGGCGTAGGTGGCGGTCTCCTCCGGTTCGTCGACCTCTTCGATGATGTCGCGCAGCAGGCTGAGCCACCACGCGGGATCGTCCGCCATGCCGCGGAGCGCGGCGAGGATTTCGCGGGTGTTGTAGCCCGCGTTCTCGACCATCCACTCGCGCAGTTTCTGGCCGCGCGGTGCCGTGGTGAGCGCACGTGACCGGACTTCCGGGCCGACCTCGTCACGATCCATGATCGCGAACGGGATGTTCGTGAACTGCGCCTTGTCCAGCAGCCGGTGCAGCACCGAGTCGGGCGCCGTCTCGTTGGCGGCCAGCGCCTCGCGCTGCGGGACCGTGCCGCGGGTGACGATGTGCTCCACCAGCGCGCGGCACAGCGGGACTTGGGCCGCCAGAGCGTTGATGGTGCGTTTCATGTTCTTCGTGACCAGCGCGCGGGTTGCGATGTCGTGCGGTGCCGACGCGAGCAGCATGTTGCGCGCGTCGAGTTCGGTGATCCGGGAGCCGTGGTCGTCGGCGAATCGGCGGTCGCGGTCGGCGATCGGGCCGGCCAGCAGTTCCGGCAGCGTGCCGCCGTAGGCGTTCACCCACGTGACCGCGTGCGCCCAGCGCTTCACGTCGTCGCCGAGGTGTGCGTTGGCGGTCTGTGCTATCAGAGCCCGCATATCGTCCGCGGCACGTCTCTCCCCGGGCCGTACGTCCTCGTCGTCCTCGCAGACGGCCAGCGAGACGACGGCGGCGGCCGGGCGGGTGTGCTCCAGCACCTCGGCGGGAGACAGGGTTCCGGCACGCAGCGACGCCCGGGCCATGGCACGCATCTGAGCGTAGGTCGGGTCGCGCGGGCTCTGGGACTCCTCGACGAGCGCGCGGTACTGGTCCAGGGACAGCGGATTCACCAAATGGGCGTTCGGGGTGCGGCCGAACGCGGTCTCGCGCGAGTGGTTCGCCGTGACGGACCCGAAACGGCGGTGCCCGAGCACGGTGAAAGCGCGGCCCCGGCCGGCCCACAGCCGGCGATGCCGCTTCGCTTCGGCCCGCAGGCCGTACGCGTCCAAGGTGATGATGGCGCGCGCGGCTTCCCGCGCGGCGAGTTGGTCGGCGTACGGCAGCACCGCCAGCACCAGATCCGGATCGTCGGCCCCGGCCAAGTCGTCCAGCAGAACCCTGTCGGGCGCCGAGGCGGCGACGGAGTCGAGCAGGGACTGCTTCACCGACGGCGGGATGACCGCTCGACCGTCAGGCCCCTTACGGTCGCGGAGGATTGTCGTGCGAGCCTTACGCACCAGGTATCCGATGGGAGCCGGCTCGAAGAACGCCGCGTCGGCGGCCGGATCGAACCGCAGCAGAACGCGGTCCGCGACATCGTACGGCTCCTCGACCCGGCCGAGGAGCGCTTGCCGGGACAGCGCGATCAGCGCGGCCGGCGGGCCCTCGTCGAGGATGTACTCGCGGATCGCCAGGCTGATCCGGCCCTGTGCGGCCTCGACGGCCGCGGCGAGGTCGGCCGCGGGCAGCGCGGACACGACCGCTCGGGCGTCGGCGGGGCGCGCGGATTCCAGGAGTCTGAGCAGCCGGGCCAAGGCCGCCGCGTGGTCGACCACTCGCGTCACCGCCCCTCATCCTGAACCGAAGCATCCAGGGTAGGCGATGGCGATCACGGAAAAGGGCCGGGCCCGGTCTCCCGAGCCCGACCCGATATCTCAGGGCATTGCTTCGACCACTATGACACGGCTGTCCCCGGCGAAGCCCAGGAACTCCACGCCGACCACTCGCCGCCGGCGGTCTTCTCGAACCGGTTCATGATCGATCCGTCGCTCATCAGCGCGAACACCTCCACGCGGCCGTCCTGGTGCCGGGCGACGGTCGAACCCACGACGGTGACCTTTCCGGTCCCGGCCGGCCCGAACCCGCTCCAGGTGGACGTCCAGGGCCCGCTCGGACTGGTCTCGAAGCGGTTCTGCAGCCCGCCGCCGGACGGCACCGTGAACACCTCCATGCGGCCGTCGAGGTGGACGCCCGCCGAATCAGTGTCCGGCAACCCGGTGTTGTCGGCGGTGCCCTTCGACGCGTAGTCGTTCCACGGCGACCACTTCCCGCCCGGCGAGCTCTCGTAGATGTTCTTCATTGAGCCGTCGCTCATCACGGCGAACACTTCCAGCCGGCCGTCCGAGTGCTGTCCGGTGGTGACGGCGTCGACGGTCGGGTTGGTGCCCGACGTGTCCGGCCCGAAGCTGTTCCAGGTCGACCAGCTCTGGTCCGGGGCGGTCTCGTAGCAGTTCTTGATCCCGCCGCCGGTGACGGCGAACAGCTCCAGCCGGCCGTCCTGGTGCACGCCGACGGTCAGCGCCGAAGCCGTGCCGCCGGGCGCGAAGCCGTTCCAGGGGGACCAGGCGCCGTCGGGGCTCTGCTCGTACTTGTTCAGGATCGAGCCGTCGCTCATCACGGCGAACACTTCCAGCCGTCCGCTCAGATGCCGTCCGGTCGCCACCGCGACCACCTTCGGCTTCGTCCCGGACGTGTCCGGCCCGAACTCGCTCCACCCGGACCACCCCTGGTCCGGAGCGGTCTCGTACCGGTTCTCGATCCCGGCGCCGCCGGGCGTGACCGCGAACACCTCGACCCGGTAGTCGGCGTGCACGCCCGCGGCGATCCGGCCGCCGCTGCCCTGCTGGTACGGCGGCCCGACCGACGGCACGCCGCCGAGCGCGACGACCAGCGCGGCCTCGGCGCTGGCCTGGGTCCCGGAGGTGGCGTCCTGGAACGGCCCGGCCCAGCTCAGACCGAGCTGCCCGGCGCCGTTCGTGTCGTGCGCGACGATCGAGTTCGCCTGCGCCTGCAGGAAGCCGTCGTACGCCGTGGTCCCGGCCGCGGTCGCCAGTGTCCGCAGGCCCCTGACGTAGATGCCCTTGAACGACGGGCCGTCCGCCCCGCAGCTCGGCTCGCAGGGCTCGACGAGGACCCCGTTCGGCGCGAGGTGCGCCGTCGAGGCGTTGGCCAGCGTCTCGCCGGTGGTCAGCAGCCCGCTGTTGTCGTCGGCGCGGGACAGCTCGGCCAGCCCGGCCAGGATCACGCCCTGGTTGTAGGACCAGACGGTCCCGGCGTTGTTCTGGCAGGAGCCGTTCAGCCCGTCGTTGATCAGGTGCGAGCTGTTGATCATGCCGCTGCCGTTGAACCAGTTCCACTCGGAGTTCGCCCACCCCAGGTACGTGGTGTCGCCGGGCAGCCGGTTGTGCAGCGTGGCGGTCAGGTCCAGGAACAGCTCGTTCGGGATGGCGTTCTTGTAGGTCTTCGCGGTGCTCCACCAGATCCCGCCGCCGCAGGTGGAGTCCCAGTAGTTGTGGATGTACCCGGCGTCGGTCTCGGCCATCTGCAGGTACTGGATGTTGCCGGTGACGTCGTACGCCTGGAGCCACGCCAGGCCCCACCAACCGGTGTCGTCCAGGTAGGAGTTCTCGAAGTTCGAGCCCTTGTTCGCATTGAAGGCCCCGGAGATGGCGTAGCTGTAGGACGTGTCGTTGGTGGTCTGCTGGTACGTCAGCACGGTGCTCAGCGCCACGGCCGACGTCCACCAGCCGTCGGTGCCGATCAGGCCGGTGCCGGAGTTGTAGCCCGCCATCAGCACTTTGACACCGGAGGCCGCCGCCGGGCTGGAGGCCTGCGGAACGGCGGCGCGCGTGACGCCCGCGGCCTGAGAGGTGCCCGCGCTAAGACCGGCGGCCAGCGCGACGCCGACGGCGACGGATACCACGGCCGCCGTCAGACTTCTGATTCTGAATCTCATAATGGTCGAGTCCTACGGCTGGACGGTCTTCGCCGACGCATAGCTGTTCCAGGGCGACCAGCTGCCGCCCGGGCTGCTCTCGTACTTGTTCTGGATCGAGCCGTCGCTCATCACCGCGAACACCTCCAGCCGGCCGTCCTGGTGCCGGGTCACCGTCGTGGCCGTGGCCACGCCGCTCGGGCCGAAGTCGTTCCAGCCGGTCCAGGCCTGGTCCGGGGCGGTCTCGTACTTGTTCTGGATCCCACCTCCGGGGGTCACCGCGAACACCTCCATGCGGCCGTCCAGGTGGACGCCGGCCGAATCAGTGCCCGGAGACCCGGTGCCCTTCGCGGTCTTCGCCGGGGCGTAGCCGTTCCAGGCCGACCACGAGCCGTCGGGAGCACCCTCGTACTTGTTCTGCATCGAGCCGTCGCTCATCACGGCGAACACTTCCAGCCGTCCGTCGTGGTGCTGGCCGGTGGTCACCGAGTCCACGGTCGGGCCGGTGCCCGAGATGGTCGGCCCGAAGCCGCTCCAGCCGGCCCAGGCCTTGTCCGGGGCGGTCTCGTAGTTGTTCTGGATGCCCCCGCTGGGCGTCACCGCGAACACTTCCAGCCGGCCGTCCTGGTGCACGCCGACGGTGATCGACTTGGCCGTCTTGGCGTTGGCGAAGCTGTTCCAGCCGGACCAGCTGCCGTCGGCGGTCTGCTCGTACTTGTTCAAGATGGAGCCGTCGCTCATCACGGCGAACACCTCCAGCCGGCCGTCCAGGTGCCGTGCGGTCGCCACCGAGACCACGGACAGGCTGGTCCCCGACGGGCCGAAGCCGCTCCAGTTCGACCAGCTGCCGTCCGCCGTGGTCTCGTACCGGTTCTCGATCCCGCCGGCGGGCGTCACCGCGAACACCTCGACCCGGCCGTCCTGGTGCACGCCCGAGGCGATCCGGCCGCCGGTGCCCTGCGAATACGGGGTGAGCCCGGTGTAGTGCTGCGGGTAGTACGTGCCGGAACCGGAGAAGTACGGGTATGGGATCACGTGGTACGACGTGCCGTAGCTGCCGGACGGCCCGTGCTGCTCGAAGCCCCAGTACGAGGTGTGCGTG
This sequence is a window from Catenulispora sp. EB89. Protein-coding genes within it:
- a CDS encoding NAD-dependent epimerase/dehydratase family protein, yielding MSPRGPGPVLVTGAAGRIGGYLRSGLPPLGWRLRCLDLVGPPRSELAPKRKHQHAHAPDTLSWVVGDILDPKALARAMAGIEAVVHLAGIPTEAPFEDLLPANLDGTYQVFEAARRAGVRRVIYASSNHAVGFHGSGSLLTASARARPDSLYGVTKAFGEALGSFYSDRYGMDVAAVRIGSCFDRPPGERGLGTWLSPNDSVRLMDALLRAPSFGFALLYGISANTRAWWDLEPARALGYRPQDDAEVFAEQILAEHAALAPDDPDRRYVGGRMAATSAHHPGVGEGRT
- a CDS encoding glycoside hydrolase family 76 protein; translation: MRFRIRSLTAAVVSVAVGVALAAGLSAGTSQAAGVTRAAVPQASSPAAASGVKVLMAGYNSGTGLIGTDGWWTSAVALSTVLTYQQTTNDTSYSYAISGAFNANKGSNFENSYLDDTGWWGLAWLQAYDVTGNIQYLQMAETDAGYIHNYWDSTCGGGIWWSTAKTYKNAIPNELFLDLTATLHNRLPGDTTYLGWANSEWNWFNGSGMINSSHLINDGLNGSCQNNAGTVWSYNQGVILAGLAELSRADDNSGLLTTGETLANASTAHLAPNGVLVEPCEPSCGADGPSFKGIYVRGLRTLATAAGTTAYDGFLQAQANSIVAHDTNGAGQLGLSWAGPFQDATSGTQASAEAALVVALGGVPSVGPPYQQGSGGRIAAGVHADYRVEVFAVTPGGAGIENRYETAPDQGWSGWSEFGPDTSGTKPKVVAVATGRHLSGRLEVFAVMSDGSILNKYEQSPDGAWSPWNGFAPGGTASALTVGVHQDGRLELFAVTGGGIKNCYETAPDQSWSTWNSFGPDTSGTNPTVDAVTTGQHSDGRLEVFAVMSDGSMKNIYESSPGGKWSPWNDYASKGTADNTGLPDTDSAGVHLDGRMEVFTVPSGGGLQNRFETSPSGPWTSTWSGFGPAGTGKVTVVGSTVARHQDGRVEVFALMSDGSIMNRFEKTAGGEWSAWSSWASPGTAVS
- a CDS encoding ABC transporter permease — protein: MPDALDASAPDAERRRLALRPGTWITWGVLAFFLLNLAGVITTVLLDSFGTRWFDSWLPGGWTGHWYSDAWREFSLGRVLGVTLEVTLLVVAISLALGVPAAYALARRDFPGKRALTLLFVLPILVPPIAYGIPLATMLYKVHLAGTLTGVVLANLVPSIPFVVFTMTPFIEQIDPRIEAAARVCGAGTPTVLGRILGPLLVPGMLAAGILVLVRTFGMFELTFLTSGPSSQTLVVTLFSAVNSAGIRSTQSIDAMAVVYTGSMAVLLLIALRFVNPTQLVARSAD
- a CDS encoding ABC transporter permease, with the protein product MTATTAPATAPPGPDRRPALRHRLAERGVDRTLLLVVPGALALIALFCYPFFYGLQLSFQPTQGGVLGAYHKFFSDPFSRKSIWATFSLAVPASVINVGASVPISYRMRRDFRGKRIMLAVLVVPITLGTVLTAEGILEFFGPAGWFNRTLHLLGLAASPMRLTMNYTGVLLSLIISGFPFAYLLTHSYLSGIHPSLEKAAATLGAGWWQRFRYVTLPLLLPGLLTTFSLTFVMAFAVFPSALMVGDPDGHTHVISIEAYEAALERFDYAQGCADAMIMTLLMLAVIGALAAARSRMYRGATGGKG
- a CDS encoding ABC transporter ATP-binding protein → MTGATGVTSSGPSASSPSSSTPAGRRPDSQLGRLSLRGVSRAYGAHTALHPLDLEIAGGEFIALLGPSGCGKTTALNCLAGLLPLTSGAIELDGRRVDTLPPEKRGFGMVFQNYALFPHLTVRANVAFGLKMRGVGKAEIERRVTEVLRLVRLTEHAAKHPAQLSGGQQQRVAIARAIVTEPALVLMDEPLSNLDAALRLAMRGEIRRIHQDFGLTTVYVTHDQEEALSLADRLVVLHDGRVSQIGTPAELYEHPADPHVAAFMGYRNLLPLTVSSAEAATALAEGDGLRIVGTPAGEPPRAGEQVLVAIRPEDLHVAAEGEAGIGEATAEIVEYHGRVLHVEAATSEGRRLHLKANEPVRPGDRLRVAVAAERALVFRDAAAEAVFAPEVETGATTVAVQGDSGAEAS